A region of Micromonospora chokoriensis DNA encodes the following proteins:
- a CDS encoding class F sortase yields MTTTRAGGRHGRPWRAAGAAVVVTMAMIGAGMIGASLKTTPAPRPPQPLAQAGPEASRPASTPVDAVPDGQPVDNAPAGLARSAPTTIEIPRIGVAATIMPLGTNPDGTVQVPPLDQADKAGWYEPGASPGETGNAVIVGHVDSAVLGPAVFFDLGALVPGDTITVRRTDGVPATFTVDSVSSYPKTAFPTELVYGPSDRPSLRVVTCGGQFDEVAKSYPDNIVVFATLAA; encoded by the coding sequence GTGACGACGACACGGGCCGGCGGCCGTCACGGGAGACCGTGGCGTGCCGCCGGCGCGGCCGTCGTCGTCACCATGGCCATGATCGGTGCCGGCATGATCGGCGCTTCCCTGAAGACCACGCCCGCTCCCCGACCGCCGCAGCCGCTCGCCCAGGCCGGCCCCGAGGCCTCCCGACCGGCGAGCACCCCGGTCGACGCCGTGCCCGACGGGCAGCCGGTCGACAACGCCCCGGCCGGGCTGGCGCGTTCCGCGCCGACCACCATCGAGATTCCCCGGATCGGCGTCGCCGCGACGATCATGCCGTTGGGCACCAACCCGGACGGCACCGTCCAGGTCCCCCCGCTGGACCAGGCCGACAAGGCCGGTTGGTACGAGCCGGGCGCCAGCCCGGGCGAGACGGGTAACGCGGTGATCGTCGGACACGTGGACTCGGCGGTGCTCGGCCCGGCCGTCTTCTTCGACCTGGGCGCTCTCGTCCCGGGCGACACCATCACGGTGCGACGGACCGACGGCGTGCCCGCCACCTTCACCGTGGACTCGGTGTCGTCGTACCCGAAGACGGCCTTCCCCACCGAGTTGGTGTACGGACCGAGCGACCGGCCCAGCCTGCGGGTGGTCACCTGCGGTGGTCAGTTCGACGAGGTCGCCAAGAGCTACCCGGACAACATCGTCGTCTTCGCCACCCTGGCGGCGTGA